Part of the Actinomycetota bacterium genome, AGGAACAGGTCCCGGGAAGGCAGGTGAGCCTCAAGGAGATGGCGGACCAGTTCATCCTGGGCGTCCGTTTTCATACCACTTATGGAGAGCTGGACGCGTCCATAGGTTCCGCCTTCGGGGACATCTTCGCCCGGCTGGGGGAGCGGGGGGAGTTCCCGGCCGGCCCACCCTTCAGCATCTACTACGGCGAGGAGTGGGACGAGAAAGACATCGACATGGAGATCTGCGTCCCGGTGGTCCGCCCCATGGGCGGAGGAGGGCGCGTCAGCGGGAGGGAACTCCCCGGCGGTCTCATGGCTTCGACCATGCACATGGGCCCCTATCACGAGGTCGCCGAAGCCTACCAGGCCCTGGACCTCTGGGTGAAGGAGAAGGGTTACGGTTATACCGGACCGCCGCGGGAAGTCTATCTTGTGGGTCCGGACCAGATCGACGACGAGGCAGACCTGCGAACGGAGGTAATGTTCCCGGTCGGGCAGGGCTGAGCCTCGAACCCGGCACACACCGCGGCCGGGCGGGTGACCCGTGACGCCTGCCGCCACGCCTCCCACAAGCGGACCGCTTGTCACTAAAACGGGCTTGACTCTCCCCCTGGGGGAGGCTCGATGCTCGGGGTGAAGGTTCAGTCGCGGATGAAAGGAGCGTGAGATGGAGAGGAAGATCGAACTGCAGGAGCAGCCCGCGCAGATGGTGCTGGGGAAGCGCTTCCGCACCTCCATGGAGAAGATCCAGGGGGACATCGGCGCGGGGTTCGGCGCCATCTTCGGCTACCTGGGTGAGCTGGGCGAGTACCCCAGCGGGGCGCCGTTCGGCCTGTATTTCGGTGATATGCAAGGGTTCGATCCCAACGATTTCGAGATGGAGCTGTGCGTGCCGGTGAACCGCCTGCTGGAGAGCAAGGGGGAGATCGAGGCGCGCGAGGTCCCCGGGGGGCTCGCGGCGGTGACCATGCACAAGGGCCCCTACAACACGGTGGAGTTGGCCTACAACGACATGGAGGCCTGGGTAAAGGAGAACGGCTACCAGTACGCGGGGCCCGCCCGCGAGGTCTGGCTCAACGACCCAAGCCAGGTGGCGGAGTCGGAGCTGCTCACCGAGGTATCCTTCCCCGTCTCCAAGGCCTGAGCGCGACCCGTACCCGGAGGTGGACATGGACCTGTTGGACGCGCTGAGGGAAGCGGCGGGGACGGAGCTGTTCGGGGTGGCGGACGCGCTGGCATATGGGGAAAAGGCGCCGCCCGGGCACCGCCCCGGCGAATACCTGGCGAGCGCCCGCTCCATCGTGCTCATGGGCATGCGCATGTTGGACCTCCCCCTGGACCAGCTGCCGGCGACGCGCAAGGAGTACACGGTGAACTTCCACATGGCCAACACGCGGCTGAACCACGCCCTCTTCGACGCGGCCGCCTGCCTGCAGGACCGCGGGCACAAGGCCTTCCCCGTCCCCTACCTGGAGATGCCGGGGTGGAACCTGGACAAGCGGCCGGCCCTGCTGCTCAAACTGCTGCGCCACCTGGCCGCCGTCCCCCGCGTCCACGACCTGCTCAACGCGAAGGTGCTGTGGGAGAACCTCTCCTTCCGGCACATGGCCGTGGAAGCGGGCCTGGGGGAGATCGGCGTCAACAACCTCCTGCTCCACCCCGAGCACGGCGCCAGGGTGCGTTTCGTGGCCCTGCTCACCGACGCGGAGCTGCCGGCGGGAAGCCCGCGCGAGGCGACGCTGTGCCGGCCCGAGCGCTGCGGCTATGCCTGCGTAAAGGCCTGCCCGGTGGGCGCCCTCAGCGAGGACGGCAGGGGAACGGACAAGGCGGCCTGCCTCAAGTACTACATCAAGCTGGGCCTGCCGGGGATGAGCGGCGTGCGTTGCGGTCTGTGCGTGGCGAAATGCCCAGTATACCGCCCACGCTTTCGGGCGGGCGAGGAAAAATAGCGGGCCCAGGGGCTTCCCGCGAGGTAATGCCCCTATCCAGGCGACCTGGAAGTTCCAGTGCGTGCCATACGCACAACCCGGGGATCCGGGCTGCTCGCGATCATGCGTGCCATCAAGTTCAACTCTTCTTGCTCACCTCGGCTACGAGGTCGTTATCGGCGGTGACCTCCCACTCCATTTCGCTTTCAGTACCGAAGGCGCGCTCGTAGAGGCCCTGGACCAGTCCCGCTACCATCGGGTGGAGGCAGGCGTTCTCCAGGCGGAAATGCAGGTGGTCTTGGTCGAGCTCGACTTCTACCAGGTTGCCCAGGCCACGGTAGGCGAACTGGGTACGGAAGTCATCGACACCCTTTATCTCCTCGCTCGAGAAGAAGCCGGTCGCGACCAGGCTGCGCTGTGCCTCCATCGCCGCCTGGATGATAGAATCGCCGAGCTCTGCCTGCAGCTCATCGATAATAGCTTCCTGGGTCGCCGTGCTTACCAGTACCATGCGGCGCTTGCTCTCCCTGTTCTCTATGACCCCCCGGTCCAGCAGCCAGACGTAATCGGCCAGGATCCCGGGGCCACCGCAGACCCCGCATCTCGGAAGTTTAAAATCCCCTTCCTTGTAGCGGGGAGCTTTCCTCTGCAGTCTCTCCGTTAATTCCAGGGGATGGCCGGAGATCCTCGCCGTGAGTTCGTATTCGTCGGGCGCGGTCTCCACGTAGGTGACCTCGATCTCCCTCCCATCCACCGCTTCCATGGCGCCGACGAAGTTTCCGCTGAAGTGGGACAGCGAGAAGGGTTCACGGATGCGCAGCTTGATATAGTCATCCTCGCCCTTCCGCCTCTTAAAAGACACCACCTCGATATCACCGCGGCCGGTCAATCTGCCGATGTTCGCGATATACCGTGATATGAGCCCGGTGCCCACATAACGGAAGATAGCCTTGACCGGTGCCGGCAGAGCATGGTCGATGGAGTCATATGTGGATCTGCGCTGGCTCTCGATAATGATCCTCGCGATGGAGATGCCCATGATGCCCTCTATACCCGAGAAAGTATCCCGCAGGCTCTCGCTCTCGATGAATACCATGCGGTGGTCGAGATTGCCGTCTTCAAGGATGGTACCGTTGGGCAACCAGGTATGGTGCTTGGTGACGCTGAGGGGCACCCCGCACTCCGGGCAGATCTTTGCTCTTGCCATATCAGATCAACTCCATCCTCGCCTGCCTGAACTACAATTTTCTGAACTGCCGCACCATACATCCCGTGACCGCGGCAGACATCTCTACAACTATCGGCAGATCGATGCGGTGGGCTGGAGGCGACACGGCGGGACGGCTCAGGCTCGGGGCCGGTTTCCCGCACGTGCCATCCGGCCTCTACGATGAGATGAAGTCGGCGCTTTGTGCGATGACGGGGGATGCCTCGGGGTCCAGGGGGTTCATGCGCGCGGCGAGGGAGAAGAGGTAAGGGTAGTTGTTCTTGAGGTGCTCCAGGTAGACCAGCCATTCCCGCAGCAGCAGGCGGTAAGCCCTGGCGATATCGTTGCAGAGGTGCTTGTGGTCCGCCTCCGGCAGATCCTCGATGAGGTAGCGGTACTTCAGCTCCTCGGTGAGGTGAAAGACGGCCCACAGCAGGTCGGTGAAGGTCTCGTGCTCCAGCAGGGTGGGGTTTTCCAGCAAGGCCAGCAGGAAGTCCCTTTCGGAGAGGAGGAACTCGCGCATCTCCTCAAGGAGTTTGTCGTCCCTGCCGATGGCGCATTCGTATTCCGAGACCGATGTCTCCGCGCGGCGGAAATCATCGTCCTTCCAGGCCTCCTTCACCTCCAGGCAGTCCTTGATCTCCTGGCAGGTGGTATCGAACTCCGCGAAGGAGCGCAATAGCTGCATGCCCATCTCGCTGAAGAAGGCGCCTATGACCATGTTCAGCTTCTCCATGCGGTTGCGCTTCTCGCGTATGTCCAGGACGCGGTGGACGATGAGCGTGACCAGCAGCACCTCGATTGGGAGGAAGGCTATGTCCCCGAGCATGTAGATCCAGATATGGTGAGCGTCCCTAAAGATAGCGTAATGGACGAGGTAGAGGACCACCGTGAGGAAGATGAGGGATGCGCCCAGGATGACATACCAGTTGCGGTACCATTTAGCGTCTTTTTCGTAATCGATAAGGCATCCTCCCTTCCGCTGTCGGAGCTGCCGGACCTCACAACGCTTATGATTTTATAACATCCGCGCCACCGTTGCGGCTGATCCTCCTCAATCGGCCCATGGCGCCGTGCCCCTAGGCTTTGCCGCGACGGCGGGATATCATAGAGGAGCAAGCGACCCGGTGATGTCGGTGATCACAGAGCCGGAAAGCGCGGCCAGGCCGTCTTCGCCCACGTACGGCTCCGCGCCCCGGCAATAGGGGAGGGGGACATGGAGGACTACGACGTCGTCATCGTGGGGGCCGGTTTCGGCGGACCGGTTGCCGCGAAAAAATGTGCCGAGGCGGGCCTGCGCACCCTGATGCTCGAACGCTCGCAGAAGGTGGGAGAAAAGGTTATCTCCGGGCTGACCATCCCCTTCTACGGCTTCCTCTTCGGTCCCGCGTTCATCCGCGACGGCAACCCACCCATCGAGAGGCCGGTGGACGGCATCATCAACTTCATCATCAAGGACGTGGACAGCGGAGATATCGAAACAGACGGCTCCCTGCGCGTCCCCAAGCCCCTCTCCCCCGTCATCAGCTTCGGATACAACGCCTACTGCCAGCCCTTCTGCCAGTGGGAGGCGGAGAAGGCGGTGGAGGCCGGGGCGGAACTGCGCACCTCCGTCACGGTAGTGGACGTGCTGCGCTCCGGTGGCTGTATCGCCGGGGTGAGGACGGACAGCGGCGAGGAGATCCGCGCGCGCATCGTCATCGACGCCGAGGGGTCCCAGGGGCTGCTGGCGGTCAAGGCCGGGGTGCGGGAGAAATATCCCCCGGAGGCCATCTCCCTGGCCGACGTCTACGACTACGAGATAGACAAGGACGAGCTGGACCGGCTCATGGGGCACACCCTGCGTTTCTGCTGGGCCTGGGACGAGCAGAAGCTGGCCCCTCCACTTGGACAGGGCAACGGCCTCATGGTGTGGCCGTACCGCGGCAGCATCCACTTCATGCAGGACCAGTGCCTGCGCCTGTCGAGCGGGGAAGTCCCCAACCTGAGGAAGCTATTCAAGGAGTACCACGACAACATCACCAGCAAGCTGCCGTGGTGGAGAGACGAGGTGGCGCCGCGCATCAAGCTGCGCGCCCGCACCTGGGAGAGCTTCGAGATCTTCGTGGGCCTGGACCGCGAGCTGCGCGAGATGCCCAACCATACCGATGGCATGATCCTCATCGGCGATGCGGCCGGGCTGGAGAGCACGGAGCTGTGCGACGGAGTCCCAGCGGCCTGGTTCTCCGCCGATATCGCCGCCGACGTGGCCATCGAGGCCCTGCGCGCCGGGGACACCTCGCGGGAGTTCCTTGCCCGCTATGACGAGCGCATCCGCGGCCACCCTATCCTGCAGTGGTCCATCACCGCCCCCAACCGCTACAACCTCCGCTTTGCCCAGGAGCACCATGACTTAGGCGAGTTCAGGGGCTACGTGCACGACGGCTGGGGACTCGGGGGCTTCGCCCACGTGAGCACACCGCTGATGCAGAACGTCCTGCGGGCACTGGCGGAGGACCCCACCGTCATCACCGCCTGGATAAGGATGTTCTTCCGCTACTACTTCAACTGGATCTACGAGCGCTATGACTACAGCGGCGGTAAGGAGCTCCCCCCGCGCGACCCTTCCTCGCAGCCACGCGTGGCACAGGCGGTATTCCGCGGCGTGCTGGCGGCGGCCGACGCCGTGCTGCGTCCGCTGGCGCCACTGGTGAGGGCGGGGGTCGGACTGGCCGAACCGCTATGCCGTTTCGCCAATCCGGCCATGAAGGCGGTGCTGCCGCTGCTGGAGGCGGCCCTCCGGGGCATGGAAAGACTCGAGGGGTTCACAGGCCCCGCGAGCGACAGGATCGTGGACTTCGTACGCCGGGCCGACCCGGCCACCTTCGACCCTCCGGGCAGGGGAGGTGTTTGAGATGGCCCGGTCTTACGAGGACCTGCCGGGAGTGGAATGGGTCGAGGGCGCCGGCGACTTCATCCAGGTCATCGCGGAGAACTGCGACGGCTGCGCCGACTGCGTACGGGTATGCCTGGGGGACTGCTTCGAGATCTCCGGCCGCAAGGCGAGGGTGAAAAGCCTGGAAAAGTGCATGGAGTGCGCATCGTGCTGGTATGTCTGTGCCGCCGGGGCCATCGCTTTCTCCTGGCCCCCGGGGGGGAAAGGCTTCCGCACCGATTGGGGATGATCGCGGCTAGGCCAGGGCTTTCCTCACTACCTCAATGACCTTCTCGGGCTGGAAGGGCTTGGTGATGAAATCCATGACGCCCCCCTGCAGGGCCTCCAGCATTAGTTGTTTCTCGCCCAGGGCGCTGCAGATGATGATCTTGGCCTGCGGATCGGTCACCAGGATGCTCTTGGCCGCGGCCATACCGTCCATCTCCGGCATGTTGATGTCCATGATCACCAGGTCGGGCTTCCAACGCTCGTAGGCCCATATCGCCTCGGTCCCGGTCTCCGCCTCCACGATGGCGTTGAAACCGTTCTCGACGAGGATATTGCGCAGCATCATGCGCGTGAAAAGGGCATCGTCCGCTATAAGTATGGTCGCGGTCATATCCTCGATCTTCCTCTTCTCCGCCACCCAGGCTGGCGGCCTCGGTTATCTCCGCAGGCCCGGCATCTACTACCATAGACTCATACAGCCCTGCCCGCAACAGTCCCTAATCTATCGTCCAAACCCATTACATGATTGAGCTGTCTTGCAGCG contains:
- a CDS encoding MerR family transcriptional regulator, whose protein sequence is MGGDLFSIGEFSRVSKMSVKALRFYDERGLFKPGHIDSRSGYRYYSSAQLNEANLIRLLRSLELPLEDIQLFIRERDPHMQRALLESHRQGLQRRLEEYRSIVSSIERLIDGEEQVPGRQVSLKEMADQFILGVRFHTTYGELDASIGSAFGDIFARLGERGEFPAGPPFSIYYGEEWDEKDIDMEICVPVVRPMGGGGRVSGRELPGGLMASTMHMGPYHEVAEAYQALDLWVKEKGYGYTGPPREVYLVGPDQIDDEADLRTEVMFPVGQG
- a CDS encoding GyrI-like domain-containing protein, yielding MERKIELQEQPAQMVLGKRFRTSMEKIQGDIGAGFGAIFGYLGELGEYPSGAPFGLYFGDMQGFDPNDFEMELCVPVNRLLESKGEIEAREVPGGLAAVTMHKGPYNTVELAYNDMEAWVKENGYQYAGPAREVWLNDPSQVAESELLTEVSFPVSKA
- a CDS encoding NAD(P)/FAD-dependent oxidoreductase, with product MEDYDVVIVGAGFGGPVAAKKCAEAGLRTLMLERSQKVGEKVISGLTIPFYGFLFGPAFIRDGNPPIERPVDGIINFIIKDVDSGDIETDGSLRVPKPLSPVISFGYNAYCQPFCQWEAEKAVEAGAELRTSVTVVDVLRSGGCIAGVRTDSGEEIRARIVIDAEGSQGLLAVKAGVREKYPPEAISLADVYDYEIDKDELDRLMGHTLRFCWAWDEQKLAPPLGQGNGLMVWPYRGSIHFMQDQCLRLSSGEVPNLRKLFKEYHDNITSKLPWWRDEVAPRIKLRARTWESFEIFVGLDRELREMPNHTDGMILIGDAAGLESTELCDGVPAAWFSADIAADVAIEALRAGDTSREFLARYDERIRGHPILQWSITAPNRYNLRFAQEHHDLGEFRGYVHDGWGLGGFAHVSTPLMQNVLRALAEDPTVITAWIRMFFRYYFNWIYERYDYSGGKELPPRDPSSQPRVAQAVFRGVLAAADAVLRPLAPLVRAGVGLAEPLCRFANPAMKAVLPLLEAALRGMERLEGFTGPASDRIVDFVRRADPATFDPPGRGGV
- a CDS encoding response regulator yields the protein MAEKRKIEDMTATILIADDALFTRMMLRNILVENGFNAIVEAETGTEAIWAYERWKPDLVIMDINMPEMDGMAAAKSILVTDPQAKIIICSALGEKQLMLEALQGGVMDFITKPFQPEKVIEVVRKALA